GAATTTGAatcaactgaaaaaaaaaattatataaaaacactaataaaaataataaaatcgaaaaatcgaGTTAGGAGCGAACGTCTTAAATAGGTCGACGTAaccaatttttagaaaataacgaATCCATACTTCCTTCATGATCATTATTTCAGTTATGATTGATTTAAGAGATCAATATATGACATACTTTTAGCATTGAGGAAATGACATCCAATGATTTTCTTCGCAACTTGCATTTTCTACATTATGTACTAAAAATATACTTACCAGAAGCATTGAGGCCTAATTTAGCAAGAGATGCCAAATTTTTGTATGCCGTGTCGTTAATCAGCAAATCAGCTAAACTGAATGCCGGAGGAGTGGGAGAAGTAGCTGTGCTATTTGCGGTTTCAGCTAATGTAGCCAATTGGGCAATGTTAAACTCGGCAATGCTGGAATATCCCTGCAGGGCTGCAGGGGCGGCAACATGGGCCAAAGGTGGGCTGGCAATctgaaacaataataataacattttaattaatatcttACTGTATCAATTAGAATATTGGCTGGTGATGAAACTAAGATGTATAAGACAACAAAAGGCCGTATCTTATTCAAAAAAAGTCGATGTTTTGATATATATTCTCAGCTTTTGTTAAGGCAATTTTATATCTGACCAGGCTAATAGGATAATTATTTTCTGACCTGTGTAAAATTTTGCAGATTATTAGCAATGTCGCCTTCAAAGCTAGATTGCATCGATGCCGGCAGAGAAATAGGACTACCGTTAGCAATAGAGGGGGACTTCGAAAGTGCTCCGTTTATAACCAAAGGAGGCAAATCAGGTACGTGGTTATTGGCGGTAGCTAAAGCAGGCGAAGCCAACGCTGTTGGCCTGTTATTTGTAACCAAGAACGTGCCGAAATTCTCTTTCACTGCCTGCAAAAATTAgtacaaaaaactaaaatattgtCGCCTAAAAATCTAGGAATTTTTACCGTCTCAAAAAGAGCGAAGTTGGATTTAAAGACCAATGGTACGGGACTTTTCGCTTTAGGCAAGTTCATGTTCAACGTCATCAACCGAGCGGCCACAATTTCCTTGAGATACATCATCTCCATTACGGTGCCGTTTTCGAGAAGTTTCGACGTATATTTACAAGCATCTTCGAAATTGCTGATTGTTTTTCCCAAGTCGTCGGATTGTTTCATTACCTTCAGGAATCCGTTGCGATAGAGCTGGTTCAATTCTTCAAGCATTTCATCCTAAAATTATTGAGCATCATTAAACCAAGTTCACTTATTTTATTCAGTACTTTGTACTCTTACCTTGCACTTCTCTAGAACAGCCTTGTAACTTTGGTACGTTTCATTAATCAAATCTTTGGCGGCACTCCTCTGATGAGCCAACTCCTGCAAATCGTCCTCAAACCCGCTGGAACATTTTCCCAGTTTCTCCATCTTCTCCTTGCTATTAGCGAGCAATACCTCAATTTCTTGACGCACTCGCACTTCGGAATCCGCCACGCTTTCTGTCGGATGACCATTGTGCTCTTCCTTGGTGCACTGATTGCAGATCAACGTATTACAGGCGGCGCAGTTGTAAATAACGTTCTCGCCCTCGTGTTCCTCGCATTCTAATGGCTTGTGAATGGTGATTTTCAAACCGTCctgaaacattttaataaagtaaagACTCAAAAGCTCCATTTGCCGTCAAAATTACCTTGCGCATATCTTCCAAGGCGACAACAGTGTGAGACTCGAAGCAGCGCATGTAGTGATGCGCAGTATCGCAATTGTTGCAAAGCAAATTGTGACAGGTGTTGCAACGCGATTTGGCTACTTCCTTAGCGGTACACGAAGTACAGGTCGGATTTACCGAATGGGAGACATCAGATACGTTGGTTTTGGTGACATCCAGAGGAAGTGCTGCCACTTTCTTTAGACCCACCTAATggtattttattactaattttatCTAGAGAATTTAATTAGCTTATTCTAGCATACCACGTAGacataacaaaatattacaccACCACATTATACGTCTAAttaatacaattattattattactaatgTTTGCagaatgatttaaataattttgcaagTAATGctattgtcattttaaaatagtattataaTGTGTAGTGGAACTTGTTTATAAGATTATACCATGTGGTGCTAGAAATTTGGTATATGGAGTAACAACTTACCttggttttaaatttgcagGTAGGACAAATTATAGAAGCATTAGGGCCTCCAGCATCTCCTCCTTCATCCATGAGTTTCTTTTTCAAGCAATGTTCACAAAATGCATGCAAGCAATACAACATTCGAGGAGTGTTCAATGTTTCCCTAGATAAATTAAGTACAAAAAGTTAAGACATGTTAGTGCATATTAGAAATTTACATTCATTTTTTgctataaattataaatcagTACTAATCAAAGGCAGCTGGAAGTAAATTGTTGGGGATCTTAAATGAACTTTTTGATTggatattttatgtaaatttaatgcttatattttttttataaaaagaactaaatttttacaatattttttgttctacTGCTTTCTAACCCATTTACAATCAAATTCTTGATTTgtctaataagaaaaaaataaactgttgGGGACAAAACTAAGTGAGATAAACATGTATACAGTGCCTTTAAAAACTGTAGTACAATGGCAAAATGGAGAGTTACTTCTGTTGACTTTCCTATTCTTGTTAAAATGTTGCTTTCAACATGTAACTAATCAGCCTATCCTTAGGACTAATCCTTCAACATTCACTTAGAGAGCAACAGCTATCAGTTAACAACTGACAGATgaaaggtttttaaaataaagctgAAGCTTAACCAATAGTTGAAGTAAGGGCAGTTATGTGAAACACATGAACAGGACATCAAAGAACTAGtgttttaaatcaaaacttaCCCACAAATTCCACAGTTATCTGGATCACCAAGTAAAGAATCCTCCAATGGCTCTCCGCATAGCTTTTCATTCATCAC
This portion of the Euwallacea fornicatus isolate EFF26 chromosome 13, ASM4011564v1, whole genome shotgun sequence genome encodes:
- the mei-P26 gene encoding brain tumor protein, producing the protein MDSNVSKEYLPDEQFIIKTEDYDITDGMLVMNEKLCGEPLEDSLLGDPDNCGICGETLNTPRMLYCLHAFCEHCLKKKLMDEGGDAGGPNASIICPTCKFKTKVGLKKVAALPLDVTKTNVSDVSHSVNPTCTSCTAKEVAKSRCNTCHNLLCNNCDTAHHYMRCFESHTVVALEDMRKDGLKITIHKPLECEEHEGENVIYNCAACNTLICNQCTKEEHNGHPTESVADSEVRVRQEIEVLLANSKEKMEKLGKCSSGFEDDLQELAHQRSAAKDLINETYQSYKAVLEKCKDEMLEELNQLYRNGFLKVMKQSDDLGKTISNFEDACKYTSKLLENGTVMEMMYLKEIVAARLMTLNMNLPKAKSPVPLVFKSNFALFETAVKENFGTFLVTNNRPTALASPALATANNHVPDLPPLVINGALSKSPSIANGSPISLPASMQSSFEGDIANNLQNFTQIASPPLAHVAAPAALQGYSSIAEFNIAQLATLAETANSTATSPTPPAFSLADLLINDTAYKNLASLAKLGLNASVDSNSTITANSSNMLVRSTSAASLNLANNMINGFGRVSTSTSPMLSTPEDMIPTDPTLVGMMQPSSGNPNPVPNRTNKVSPMQIRCKFGQLGPSKGQFNSPHGFCLGVEEDIIVADTNNHRIQIFEKTGSYKFQFGIPGKDEGQLWYPRKVAIMRNSGKYVVCDRGNERSRMQIFTKNGHFLKKIAIRYIDIVAGLAVTAAGEIVAVDSVSPTVFIIHENGDLLRWFDCSDYMREPSDIAIHSKEFYVCDFKGHNVVVFNEEGQFMRRIGCENLTNFPNGIDISDAGDILIGDSHGNRFHVAVFARDGSLISEFECPYVKVSRCCGLKITSEGYVVTLAKNNHHVLVLNTLYII